Proteins from a genomic interval of Zingiber officinale cultivar Zhangliang chromosome 1B, Zo_v1.1, whole genome shotgun sequence:
- the LOC122048169 gene encoding uncharacterized protein LOC122048169 isoform X5, with the protein MYAEAGLQFPAFSQCFFLQEVAGGGFLNFHGIMAQTPIVAEYDMGGAGDLFKAPEAILEDPALELHIAVAMSIISTEGDAITEPIKVVDIESIHNDPLNSVIYECEKDLLEESEIEDSITELLGAKIPALQIDEVPPFERLSSAEGSMQKSISSASLNSVELFPGSTMRTDQVLDLQGLNLAAAYSLRRAFSEGDIQRLGGKSTSTGNTVAVCSSFERLLTIRDLKTEQRQQKLSRYREKKCKRNFGRKIKQATRS; encoded by the exons ATGTACGCTGAGGCGGGTCTTCAGTTTCCAGCATTCTCGCAGTGCTTCTTCCTTCAAGAAGTAGCGGGCGGCGGCTTCCTAAATTTTCAT GGGATTATGGCACAGACTCCTATAGTAGCAGAGTATGATATGGGAGGAGCAGGTGACCTTTTCAAAGCTCCAGAGGCCATCCTAGAAGATCCAGCACTTGAGCTTCATATAGCAGTTGCCATGTCCATCATATCCACCGAAGGCGATGCCATCACAGAACCTATAAAGGTTGTCGATATCGAATCAATCCACAATGATCCCCTCAATAGTGTCATCTACGAGTGCGAGAAGGATCTGCTGGAGGAATCAGAGATAGAGGATTCAATCACAGAACTCTTAGGGGCAAAGATTCCTGCACTACAAATTGATGAAGTTCCACCTTTCGAAAGACTTAGCTCCGCAGAAGGATCGATGCAGAAAAGTATCAGTTCAGCGTCTCTGAATTCAGTGGAGTTATTTCCCGGCAGTACCATGAGAACTGACCAAGTCCTTGATCTTCAAGGGTTGAATCTTGCAGCTGCATATAGCTTGAGGCGAGCATTCAGTGAGGGAGACATTCAG CGTCTTGGTGGCAAAAGCACAAGCACCGGAAATACAGTCGCAGTGTGTTCTTCCTTTGAGCGGCTCCTAACCATTAGAGATCTTAAGACCGAGCAACGACAGCAAAAACTTTCCAGGTATCGGGAGAAGAAGTGTAAGAGAAACTTCGGCAGGAAAATCAAG CAAGCGACCAGAAGTTGA
- the LOC122048169 gene encoding uncharacterized protein LOC122048169 isoform X2 — MYAEAGLQFPAFSQCFFLQEVAGGGFLNFHGIMAQTPIVAEYDMGGAGDLFKAPEAILEDPALELHIAVAMSIISTEGDAITEPIKVVDIESIHNDPLNSVIYECEKDLLEESEIEDSITELLGAKIPALQIDEVPPFERLSSAEGSMQKSISSASLNSVELFPGSTMRTDQVLDLQGLNLAAAYSLRRAFSEGDIQRLGGKSTSTGNTVAVCSSFERLLTIRDLKTEQRQQKLSRYREKKCKRNFGRKIKYVCRKALADSQPRVRGRFAKTEETETN; from the exons ATGTACGCTGAGGCGGGTCTTCAGTTTCCAGCATTCTCGCAGTGCTTCTTCCTTCAAGAAGTAGCGGGCGGCGGCTTCCTAAATTTTCAT GGGATTATGGCACAGACTCCTATAGTAGCAGAGTATGATATGGGAGGAGCAGGTGACCTTTTCAAAGCTCCAGAGGCCATCCTAGAAGATCCAGCACTTGAGCTTCATATAGCAGTTGCCATGTCCATCATATCCACCGAAGGCGATGCCATCACAGAACCTATAAAGGTTGTCGATATCGAATCAATCCACAATGATCCCCTCAATAGTGTCATCTACGAGTGCGAGAAGGATCTGCTGGAGGAATCAGAGATAGAGGATTCAATCACAGAACTCTTAGGGGCAAAGATTCCTGCACTACAAATTGATGAAGTTCCACCTTTCGAAAGACTTAGCTCCGCAGAAGGATCGATGCAGAAAAGTATCAGTTCAGCGTCTCTGAATTCAGTGGAGTTATTTCCCGGCAGTACCATGAGAACTGACCAAGTCCTTGATCTTCAAGGGTTGAATCTTGCAGCTGCATATAGCTTGAGGCGAGCATTCAGTGAGGGAGACATTCAG CGTCTTGGTGGCAAAAGCACAAGCACCGGAAATACAGTCGCAGTGTGTTCTTCCTTTGAGCGGCTCCTAACCATTAGAGATCTTAAGACCGAGCAACGACAGCAAAAACTTTCCAGGTATCGGGAGAAGAAGTGTAAGAGAAACTTCGGCAGGAAAATCAAG TATGTTTGCAGGAAGGCTCTCGCAGACAGTCAGccaagagttcgaggaaggttcgcAAAAACTGAAGAGACTGAAACCAACTAG
- the LOC122048169 gene encoding uncharacterized protein LOC122048169 isoform X3, whose protein sequence is MYAEAGLQFPAFSQCFFLQEVAGGGFLNFHGIMAQTPIVAEYDMGGAGDLFKAPEAILEDPALELHIAVAMSIISTEGDAITEPIKVVDIESIHNDPLNSVIYECEKDLLEESEIEDSITELLGAKIPALQIDEVPPFERLSSAEGSMQKSISSASLNSVELFPGSTMRTDQVLDLQGLNLAAAYSLRRAFSEGDIQQRLGGKSTSTGNTVAVCSSFERLLTIRDLKTEQRQQKLSRYREKKCKRNFGRKIKQQATRS, encoded by the exons ATGTACGCTGAGGCGGGTCTTCAGTTTCCAGCATTCTCGCAGTGCTTCTTCCTTCAAGAAGTAGCGGGCGGCGGCTTCCTAAATTTTCAT GGGATTATGGCACAGACTCCTATAGTAGCAGAGTATGATATGGGAGGAGCAGGTGACCTTTTCAAAGCTCCAGAGGCCATCCTAGAAGATCCAGCACTTGAGCTTCATATAGCAGTTGCCATGTCCATCATATCCACCGAAGGCGATGCCATCACAGAACCTATAAAGGTTGTCGATATCGAATCAATCCACAATGATCCCCTCAATAGTGTCATCTACGAGTGCGAGAAGGATCTGCTGGAGGAATCAGAGATAGAGGATTCAATCACAGAACTCTTAGGGGCAAAGATTCCTGCACTACAAATTGATGAAGTTCCACCTTTCGAAAGACTTAGCTCCGCAGAAGGATCGATGCAGAAAAGTATCAGTTCAGCGTCTCTGAATTCAGTGGAGTTATTTCCCGGCAGTACCATGAGAACTGACCAAGTCCTTGATCTTCAAGGGTTGAATCTTGCAGCTGCATATAGCTTGAGGCGAGCATTCAGTGAGGGAGACATTCAG CAGCGTCTTGGTGGCAAAAGCACAAGCACCGGAAATACAGTCGCAGTGTGTTCTTCCTTTGAGCGGCTCCTAACCATTAGAGATCTTAAGACCGAGCAACGACAGCAAAAACTTTCCAGGTATCGGGAGAAGAAGTGTAAGAGAAACTTCGGCAGGAAAATCAAG CAGCAAGCGACCAGAAGTTGA
- the LOC122048169 gene encoding uncharacterized protein LOC122048169 isoform X4 — protein MYAEAGLQFPAFSQCFFLQEVAGGGFLNFHGIMAQTPIVAEYDMGGAGDLFKAPEAILEDPALELHIAVAMSIISTEGDAITEPIKVVDIESIHNDPLNSVIYECEKDLLEESEIEDSITELLGAKIPALQIDEVPPFERLSSAEGSMQKSISSASLNSVELFPGSTMRTDQVLDLQGLNLAAAYSLRRAFSEGDIQQRLGGKSTSTGNTVAVCSSFERLLTIRDLKTEQRQQKLSRYREKKCKRNFGRKIKQATRS, from the exons ATGTACGCTGAGGCGGGTCTTCAGTTTCCAGCATTCTCGCAGTGCTTCTTCCTTCAAGAAGTAGCGGGCGGCGGCTTCCTAAATTTTCAT GGGATTATGGCACAGACTCCTATAGTAGCAGAGTATGATATGGGAGGAGCAGGTGACCTTTTCAAAGCTCCAGAGGCCATCCTAGAAGATCCAGCACTTGAGCTTCATATAGCAGTTGCCATGTCCATCATATCCACCGAAGGCGATGCCATCACAGAACCTATAAAGGTTGTCGATATCGAATCAATCCACAATGATCCCCTCAATAGTGTCATCTACGAGTGCGAGAAGGATCTGCTGGAGGAATCAGAGATAGAGGATTCAATCACAGAACTCTTAGGGGCAAAGATTCCTGCACTACAAATTGATGAAGTTCCACCTTTCGAAAGACTTAGCTCCGCAGAAGGATCGATGCAGAAAAGTATCAGTTCAGCGTCTCTGAATTCAGTGGAGTTATTTCCCGGCAGTACCATGAGAACTGACCAAGTCCTTGATCTTCAAGGGTTGAATCTTGCAGCTGCATATAGCTTGAGGCGAGCATTCAGTGAGGGAGACATTCAG CAGCGTCTTGGTGGCAAAAGCACAAGCACCGGAAATACAGTCGCAGTGTGTTCTTCCTTTGAGCGGCTCCTAACCATTAGAGATCTTAAGACCGAGCAACGACAGCAAAAACTTTCCAGGTATCGGGAGAAGAAGTGTAAGAGAAACTTCGGCAGGAAAATCAAG CAAGCGACCAGAAGTTGA
- the LOC122048169 gene encoding uncharacterized protein LOC122048169 isoform X1, with amino-acid sequence MYAEAGLQFPAFSQCFFLQEVAGGGFLNFHGIMAQTPIVAEYDMGGAGDLFKAPEAILEDPALELHIAVAMSIISTEGDAITEPIKVVDIESIHNDPLNSVIYECEKDLLEESEIEDSITELLGAKIPALQIDEVPPFERLSSAEGSMQKSISSASLNSVELFPGSTMRTDQVLDLQGLNLAAAYSLRRAFSEGDIQQRLGGKSTSTGNTVAVCSSFERLLTIRDLKTEQRQQKLSRYREKKCKRNFGRKIKYVCRKALADSQPRVRGRFAKTEETETN; translated from the exons ATGTACGCTGAGGCGGGTCTTCAGTTTCCAGCATTCTCGCAGTGCTTCTTCCTTCAAGAAGTAGCGGGCGGCGGCTTCCTAAATTTTCAT GGGATTATGGCACAGACTCCTATAGTAGCAGAGTATGATATGGGAGGAGCAGGTGACCTTTTCAAAGCTCCAGAGGCCATCCTAGAAGATCCAGCACTTGAGCTTCATATAGCAGTTGCCATGTCCATCATATCCACCGAAGGCGATGCCATCACAGAACCTATAAAGGTTGTCGATATCGAATCAATCCACAATGATCCCCTCAATAGTGTCATCTACGAGTGCGAGAAGGATCTGCTGGAGGAATCAGAGATAGAGGATTCAATCACAGAACTCTTAGGGGCAAAGATTCCTGCACTACAAATTGATGAAGTTCCACCTTTCGAAAGACTTAGCTCCGCAGAAGGATCGATGCAGAAAAGTATCAGTTCAGCGTCTCTGAATTCAGTGGAGTTATTTCCCGGCAGTACCATGAGAACTGACCAAGTCCTTGATCTTCAAGGGTTGAATCTTGCAGCTGCATATAGCTTGAGGCGAGCATTCAGTGAGGGAGACATTCAG CAGCGTCTTGGTGGCAAAAGCACAAGCACCGGAAATACAGTCGCAGTGTGTTCTTCCTTTGAGCGGCTCCTAACCATTAGAGATCTTAAGACCGAGCAACGACAGCAAAAACTTTCCAGGTATCGGGAGAAGAAGTGTAAGAGAAACTTCGGCAGGAAAATCAAG TATGTTTGCAGGAAGGCTCTCGCAGACAGTCAGccaagagttcgaggaaggttcgcAAAAACTGAAGAGACTGAAACCAACTAG
- the LOC122029065 gene encoding probable aquaporin TIP4-3 translates to MAKIALGSWKEAADPEFPRSVFTELLLTFVFVFTGVSAAVSAEEMGGGQGTITGLTAAAATNAMLVAVIVAVGMDASAGHLNPAVTIGFAAGGYVTVIRCALYIVAQLLGSAAACFLLMYISGGQDLPMHALGSGMRPLQGLVMELLLTFSMVFTIYAVVVEPKKGVVSSVAPLLVGLIVGANTLAGGYFSGASMNPARSFGPALARWNWTDHWIYWAGPLVGSALAGFVYDRLYVTRSSDDGAFLLPVDREEAFS, encoded by the exons ATGGCCAAGATCGCGCTGGGAAGCTGGAAGGAAGCGGCCGACCCGGAGTTCCCCCGCTCCGTCTTCACAGAGCTCCTCCTCACCTTCGTCTTCGTCTTCACCGGCGTCTCCGCCGCCGTGTCCGCCG AGGAGATGGGCGGAGGGCAGGGCACCATCACGGGGCTGACGGCGGCGGCCGCGACCAACGCGATGCTGGTGGCGGTAATAGTAGCGGTGGGAATGGACGCCTCCGCTGGTCACCTGAACCCAGCCGTCACGATCGGGTTCGCAGCTGGCGGGTACGTCACGGTCATCCGGTGCGCGCTCTACATTGTGGCCCAACTGCTCGGCTCCGCCGCCGCCTGCTTCCTCCTCATGTACATTAGCGGAGGACAG GATCTGCCGATGCATGCTCTGGGATCAGGGATGCGTCCGCTCCAGGGCCTGGTCATGGAGCTGCTGCTCACCTTCTCCATGGTCTTCACGATCTACGCCGTCGTGGTGGAGCCGAAGAAAGGGGTGGTCTCCAGCGTCGCGCCTCTGCTCGTCGGCCTCATTGTGGGGGCGAACACCTTGGCCGGTGGCTACTTCTCCGGCGCCTCCATGAACCCGGCCAGGTCCTTCGGGCCAGCGCTGGCGAGATGGAATTGGACCGATCATTGGATTTATTGGGCCGGGCCGCTCGTCGGAAGCGCGCTCGCAGGCTTCGTGTACGACCGCCTCTACGTTACGCGGAGTTCCGATGACGGCGCCTTCCTCCTCCCCGTCGATCGCGAAGAAGccttttcataa